Genomic DNA from Candidatus Scalindua japonica:
CCTCCTCATACTTCACACTCCTCCAAAGCCTCTCGGTAAAAATATTGTCAAACACTCGACCTCGTCCATCCATACTGATCTCTATCCCACTACTTATGAGGATACCAGTAAACTCATTACTCGTAAACTGTGATCCCTGATCACTATTAAACACCTTCGGACAACCTCTCTCTAAGGCATCCTGCAATGCTTCCACACAAAAACTTACATCAAGAGAGTTACTTAAACGCCAGGACAAAACGTAACGACTGAACCAGTCAATAATGGCGACAAGATATAAAAACCCCTGTCTAAGCCGAATATACGTGATATCAGTACCCCACACTTGTTCCGGAGAATCAATCTCCCTATCACCCAGTAAATAGGGATATATCTTATGTTCCGGGTGTTTCCTGCTTGTTTTTACCCTGGGATAGATTGCCCGTAATCCCATTTGACGCATGTATGCAAGAACCCTCTCTCTGCCTATTTCAAAGCCTTCACGTCTTAATCCCTCATGGATCTTTCGGCTTCCATAAAAAGGACATTCTGTAAATATCTCATCTATACGGCGCATTATCCGTAGGTTGTCTTCTGATATCTTTACCGGCTCGTAATAATAATTTGATCTATGAAGATCCAAAAGTTCGCACTGCCTGCGAATACTTAACTTACCACTCCCAAATTCTATTAGCCGTCTTTTCTCTTCAACCTTCAAACAACGCAGCTTTTTTTTTAAGCCATTCGTTTTCTACCTTCAGTTGACCGATCTGTCTATACAACTCATCAACCAA
This window encodes:
- a CDS encoding IS3 family transposase (programmed frameshift), which encodes MRKGFNAEFKAKVALEAIKEEKTIAELSSKYEVHRTQITDWRKRALGGVKETFKGKREKDNKENERLVDELYRQIGQLKVENEWLKKKLRCLKVEEKRRLIEFGSGKLSIRRQCELLDLHRSNYYYEPVKISEDNLRIMRRIDEIFTECPFYGSRKIHEGLRREGFEIGRERVLAYMRQMGLRAIYPRVKTSRKHPEHKIYPYLLGDREIDSPEQVWGTDITYIRLRQGFLYLVAIIDWFSRYVLSWRLSNSLDVSFCVEALQDALERGCPKVFNSDQGSQFTSNEFTGILISSGIEISMDGRGRVFDNIFTERLWRSVKYEEVYIKNYQVYKDAREGLSRYFLFYNNRRYHQSLGYKTPIEVHYGGYKKK